A region of Desulfobacterales bacterium DNA encodes the following proteins:
- a CDS encoding homoserine dehydrogenase, protein MKKRLILCGFGNVGRTFAQLITDQKQAVAEKYGLELELTAVVDIGGSAVAKDGVLPADRLLSHVKQGGSVETFESYGQPGLGGKALLASVAAEMLVETTPTNLVDAEPGRGHMLAALTSGKDIVTANKGPLVLFYKEIMDLAKSKKRRIYMSAATAAALPTLDVGLLCLAGAKVLAIEGILNGTTNYILTRMTTEKCSYEVALKAAQEMGIAETDPSLDVEGLDTRNKMILIANRLFDKNFSPADVPVTGITGITLKDIEKAKADGTIIKLIGECRMENGTVMLEVGPKRLGKDHPLSTVHFSEKGISYLSDTMGRVTVTGGKSSPVGAAAALLKDLIHASLFSADGGI, encoded by the coding sequence TTGAAAAAGCGTTTGATACTTTGCGGTTTCGGCAATGTCGGCCGGACATTCGCGCAGCTGATAACAGATCAGAAACAGGCAGTAGCGGAAAAATACGGGCTGGAATTGGAACTGACGGCCGTCGTCGATATCGGCGGTTCGGCCGTAGCAAAGGATGGGGTCTTGCCGGCGGATCGGCTGTTGTCGCATGTGAAACAAGGCGGTTCGGTGGAAACCTTCGAAAGTTACGGACAACCGGGATTGGGCGGAAAAGCGCTGCTGGCATCAGTGGCCGCGGAGATGCTGGTGGAAACAACGCCGACCAATTTGGTGGATGCCGAGCCCGGCAGGGGCCATATGCTGGCGGCCCTTACAAGCGGCAAGGATATCGTTACCGCCAACAAGGGCCCGCTGGTTCTTTTTTACAAGGAGATCATGGATCTGGCCAAAAGTAAGAAGCGCCGCATCTACATGAGTGCAGCCACGGCTGCGGCTTTGCCGACGCTGGATGTGGGGCTGCTTTGCCTGGCCGGCGCCAAGGTGCTCGCAATCGAGGGGATTTTAAACGGAACGACCAATTATATCCTCACCCGTATGACTACGGAAAAGTGCTCCTACGAAGTGGCGCTAAAGGCTGCCCAGGAAATGGGCATTGCCGAAACGGATCCGAGCCTGGATGTTGAAGGGCTGGACACCCGCAATAAAATGATCCTGATTGCCAATCGGTTGTTTGATAAGAATTTCAGCCCGGCGGATGTACCGGTAACAGGAATTACCGGCATTACGCTAAAAGACATAGAAAAAGCCAAAGCGGACGGAACGATTATCAAGCTGATCGGTGAATGCCGGATGGAGAATGGAACCGTTATGCTCGAAGTCGGTCCCAAGCGCCTGGGGAAGGATCATCCGCTGTCAACCGTTCATTTTTCCGAAAAGGGGATCAGTTATCTTTCGGACACCATGGGGCGGGTGACGGTCACCGGCGGCAAAAGTTCTCCGGTGGGGGCTGCGGCCGCACTCCTGAAAGATTTGATACATGCATCTCTGTTTTCAGCTGATGGTGGTATTTGA
- a CDS encoding GntR family transcriptional regulator: MDVQFKTKTEIVQAKLHRDIIAGKLRPGQRVIISELAKEFGFSEIPIREAIRSLETAGLVRFTPHVGAVVSQFNERELLEIYIIRIELEALATRLAVAHITAADLDFLDKNVGKTEKAIQQNKHDKIGPLNKEFHLRIYQAAPYPYLLDLIKSLWEKFELYQSVFAYVPGRAVPSCQEHKRIIEALRVKNGALAERLVKEQKERTIRALKERLDVLEN; the protein is encoded by the coding sequence ATGGATGTGCAGTTTAAAACAAAGACCGAGATTGTTCAAGCCAAGCTGCACCGGGATATTATCGCCGGGAAATTAAGACCGGGTCAGAGAGTTATCATATCTGAACTGGCCAAAGAATTCGGTTTCAGTGAAATTCCCATCCGGGAAGCCATCCGGTCCCTTGAAACCGCAGGCCTGGTGCGCTTTACGCCGCATGTGGGGGCGGTGGTCAGCCAATTTAATGAGAGAGAGCTTCTAGAAATATACATCATCAGAATAGAACTGGAAGCCCTGGCGACCCGGCTGGCCGTAGCCCATATTACGGCGGCGGATCTCGATTTTCTGGATAAAAACGTCGGCAAAACCGAAAAGGCGATTCAGCAAAACAAGCACGATAAAATCGGACCTTTGAACAAGGAATTTCATCTAAGGATTTATCAGGCGGCGCCTTACCCTTACCTGCTGGATTTGATAAAAAGTTTATGGGAGAAGTTTGAGTTGTACCAGAGCGTGTTTGCCTATGTGCCGGGCAGAGCCGTTCCCTCCTGCCAGGAGCACAAAAGAATTATCGAGGCGTTGCGGGTAAAAAACGGTGCCCTGGCGGAAAGACTGGTCAAGGAGCAGAAGGAACGGACCATCCGGGCGTTAAAAGAACGCTTGGATGTGCTGGAAAACTGA
- a CDS encoding metallophosphoesterase family protein, whose product MRIAVISDIHGNMEAFRQVLDDIGRSNVDGIFCLGDMVGYGPEPEAVVQQIQALEIPTVMGNHELGVANTKVLKYFNPLARRSLQQTAQMLSDNSIRYIRSLEAAKVLKNCRLVHGFPPDSISTYLFQITDDKIISTFKVLPEPICFVGHTHVIEMISFDGRVVMHEALSQGVVRLKAEQRQIINVGSVGQPRDDNNNAKYIIWDNKSHEIEVRYIPYDIEAVANKIIAAGLPKSHAYRLR is encoded by the coding sequence ATGAGAATTGCCGTTATTTCAGATATTCATGGCAACATGGAAGCGTTTCGCCAGGTATTGGATGATATCGGCCGGTCCAATGTTGACGGCATTTTCTGCCTGGGTGACATGGTGGGCTACGGACCTGAACCCGAAGCGGTCGTTCAGCAGATCCAGGCCCTTGAAATTCCCACAGTCATGGGCAATCATGAACTGGGAGTGGCAAATACGAAGGTTTTAAAATATTTCAATCCCCTTGCCCGCCGGTCCCTGCAACAGACAGCTCAGATGCTGTCCGATAATTCCATCCGCTATATCCGCAGCCTGGAAGCTGCCAAAGTTCTAAAAAACTGCCGACTGGTTCACGGGTTTCCGCCGGACTCCATTAGCACATATCTGTTCCAGATCACGGATGATAAAATCATCTCAACATTTAAAGTCCTGCCTGAACCGATCTGCTTTGTGGGGCATACCCATGTCATTGAAATGATTTCTTTTGACGGACGCGTTGTCATGCATGAAGCCCTTTCCCAGGGTGTCGTCCGGCTCAAGGCCGAACAGCGGCAGATCATCAACGTCGGCAGTGTCGGCCAGCCCAGAGATGATAATAACAACGCCAAATACATCATCTGGGACAACAAAAGCCATGAGATCGAAGTGCGCTATATTCCCTATGACATTGAAGCGGTCGCCAACAAAATTATCGCTGCTGGGCTCCCGAAATCACACGCTTACCGGCTGCGCTGA
- a CDS encoding protein kinase: protein MRTIDKYKVCGLLGRGGMSKVFKVEVPVIGKIVALKLLEPNPLLLDLVGAEKIRAMFMTEAATMANLRHPYIIDVWDFGEADGKLFYTMDYFCNNLGIIIGETYQTEMESRIIKTEKAIHYIRQTLEGLACLHHAAIIHRDIKPYNILITEQDTVKICDFGLHKLRGESFEGPPNLKVGSPWYAAPEQEKAPDAVDFSADLYSVGIMLYRMLTGRLPQETPTPPGRYNPDLDENWDSFILKSIAPLRRHRFNSAMEMLAVLETLGSDWLRKKERMCALERPQEDKIENTDGYGDKSQNLTLRKHCIKVAPKEAMTTFKIDRLWQPLSFTKNSFNIRSDGTVQDLRTGLIWQLAGTDFPVNWNNACSYIKALNRQKATGHNNWRLPTIAELLSLVSRTPHREDLCIEPVFSQKQKWLWSCDRRSYTAAWYVSMEMGFVSSNDFSSFYYAKGVCEN, encoded by the coding sequence ATGAGAACCATTGATAAATACAAGGTGTGCGGATTGCTCGGTCGCGGCGGCATGAGCAAGGTCTTCAAAGTCGAAGTGCCGGTTATTGGAAAAATCGTCGCCTTAAAGCTGCTGGAACCAAATCCCCTTTTGCTCGATCTGGTCGGAGCCGAAAAGATCCGGGCGATGTTCATGACCGAAGCTGCAACCATGGCAAACCTGCGTCATCCTTACATCATAGACGTATGGGATTTTGGTGAAGCGGACGGCAAGCTCTTTTACACAATGGATTACTTTTGCAACAACCTGGGGATCATCATCGGCGAGACCTATCAAACCGAAATGGAAAGCCGAATCATCAAAACCGAAAAGGCCATTCATTATATCCGCCAGACCCTTGAGGGTCTGGCTTGTCTGCATCATGCCGCCATCATCCACCGTGACATCAAGCCTTATAACATTTTGATCACCGAACAGGACACGGTTAAAATCTGCGATTTTGGCTTGCACAAGCTACGGGGTGAATCTTTTGAGGGGCCCCCGAATCTTAAAGTCGGCTCCCCCTGGTATGCGGCCCCCGAACAGGAAAAAGCACCTGACGCAGTCGATTTCAGCGCCGACCTTTATTCCGTCGGGATCATGCTCTACCGAATGCTGACCGGCAGGCTGCCGCAGGAAACTCCCACCCCTCCCGGCAGATACAACCCGGATCTTGATGAAAACTGGGATTCTTTTATTCTGAAATCGATTGCCCCCCTGCGTCGGCACCGTTTTAACAGCGCCATGGAAATGCTTGCGGTCCTTGAAACCCTTGGGTCGGACTGGCTCAGAAAAAAAGAAAGGATGTGTGCGCTCGAACGGCCGCAGGAGGATAAGATTGAAAATACGGACGGTTACGGCGACAAATCCCAAAACCTAACGCTGAGAAAACACTGCATCAAGGTTGCGCCGAAAGAAGCAATGACTACTTTTAAAATTGATCGCCTTTGGCAGCCTTTGAGTTTTACAAAAAATTCATTTAACATCAGGTCCGACGGGACGGTTCAGGACCTCCGTACCGGGCTCATTTGGCAACTGGCCGGTACGGACTTTCCCGTCAACTGGAACAATGCCTGTTCGTATATTAAAGCTTTGAACAGGCAAAAGGCTACCGGACATAACAACTGGCGGCTGCCCACAATTGCTGAACTGTTGTCACTGGTCTCGCGGACGCCCCACAGAGAAGATCTTTGCATCGAACCGGTATTCAGTCAAAAGCAGAAATGGTTGTGGAGCTGCGACAGACGCTCCTATACCGCTGCATGGTATGTCAGTATGGAAATGGGTTTTGTCTCGTCTAATGACTTCAGCAGCTTTTACTATGCCAAAGGGGTTTGTGAGAATTAA
- a CDS encoding amino acid ABC transporter permease, with product MKLVDITKFVLLMGVIIWFLARGTDRLGYNWQWYRVLQYFFYLKEDGYVAGPLIMGLMVTFKITGVSLLLSFSFGLIAALFRLSNSFMARALARGYIELIRNTPLLVQLFFIYFVLGPVLDIDRFTAAVLALSLFEGAYASEIFRAGIVSISKGQWEAAFSLGLGRYLTYRHIILPQAIRWILPPLTGQAISLIKDSALVSTIAIYDLTMRGQAIVAETFLTFEIWFTIAVVYLLITSFLSLMVNFMGNRLKLNH from the coding sequence GTGAAGCTGGTTGACATCACCAAATTTGTACTGTTGATGGGGGTTATCATCTGGTTTTTAGCGCGCGGCACCGACAGGCTGGGTTACAACTGGCAGTGGTATCGAGTCCTTCAATATTTTTTTTATTTGAAAGAGGATGGATACGTCGCCGGACCGCTGATCATGGGGCTGATGGTGACATTTAAAATCACCGGCGTCAGCCTGCTGCTTTCTTTTTCATTCGGTCTGATCGCCGCCCTCTTCCGTTTATCGAACTCTTTTATGGCGCGCGCCCTTGCCAGGGGGTACATCGAACTGATTCGCAACACCCCCCTTCTGGTGCAACTTTTTTTTATCTACTTCGTTCTGGGTCCGGTCCTTGATATCGATCGGTTCACAGCGGCGGTATTGGCGTTAAGCCTTTTTGAGGGCGCCTATGCTTCGGAAATTTTCCGGGCCGGGATAGTATCCATTTCAAAAGGTCAATGGGAGGCAGCCTTCAGCCTGGGACTCGGTAGATATCTGACCTACCGGCACATTATTCTGCCCCAGGCAATCCGGTGGATACTGCCGCCCCTGACCGGACAGGCCATTTCGTTGATCAAAGATTCCGCCCTGGTCAGCACCATTGCAATATACGATCTGACCATGCGGGGGCAGGCGATCGTTGCTGAAACGTTTTTGACTTTTGAAATCTGGTTTACCATTGCCGTTGTCTACCTCCTGATTACTTCGTTCTTATCGCTGATGGTTAACTTCATGGGAAATCGCCTCAAATTGAACCATTAA
- a CDS encoding transporter substrate-binding domain-containing protein, producing MKIKRISIIQTLWITLLIIGLADVAFTGETQQQLTAESMIEQALKRGSLKVGMSTFVPWAMKDKTGKLIGFEIDVATRLAKDMGVAVQFVPTKWAGIIPSLLTGKFDVIIGGMGILPSRNLKVNFSIPYDYTGMSMVAHKNLAAGFNSLNDFNRPDVILSIRLGSTAVPAAQKFMPKAQLRYFDDEAQTYQELLNGNAHAVVGSAPKPAEWALKYPDKLFLPLAETFTKEPIGFAVRKGDFDSINYLNNWITFVRAEGWLQERKHYWFETRDWENQIQ from the coding sequence ATGAAAATAAAAAGAATATCCATCATCCAAACACTATGGATCACCCTGCTCATTATCGGACTTGCCGATGTGGCCTTTACCGGAGAAACCCAGCAACAACTAACCGCCGAAAGCATGATTGAGCAGGCTCTCAAACGCGGCTCCTTAAAGGTCGGCATGTCCACATTTGTTCCCTGGGCCATGAAGGATAAAACCGGAAAATTGATCGGTTTCGAAATCGATGTGGCCACGCGCCTGGCGAAAGATATGGGCGTTGCGGTTCAATTTGTTCCGACCAAATGGGCTGGAATCATTCCTTCGCTGCTCACCGGCAAGTTTGATGTCATTATCGGCGGGATGGGAATTTTACCGAGCCGAAACCTGAAGGTCAATTTCAGTATCCCTTATGATTATACCGGCATGTCGATGGTGGCCCATAAAAACCTGGCGGCCGGATTCAACAGTTTAAACGATTTCAACAGACCGGACGTGATTCTTTCCATCCGGCTCGGGTCAACTGCGGTTCCGGCCGCCCAGAAATTCATGCCGAAGGCCCAGCTGCGTTATTTTGACGACGAGGCCCAGACCTACCAGGAACTGCTGAACGGCAACGCGCATGCGGTGGTCGGCTCAGCCCCAAAGCCGGCTGAATGGGCGCTGAAATATCCCGATAAGCTCTTCCTGCCGCTGGCGGAAACCTTTACCAAAGAGCCCATCGGGTTTGCCGTCCGAAAAGGAGATTTCGACAGCATTAACTATCTGAACAACTGGATCACGTTCGTGAGGGCCGAGGGCTGGCTGCAGGAGCGCAAGCATTATTGGTTCGAAACCCGGGACTGGGAAAATCAGATCCAATAA
- a CDS encoding amino acid ABC transporter permease: MPPLKTKKSLTPLDALLAVLFVGMGLYLLYRVNIGLNYKWSWSTIPQYLFRYDPQQERWLPNLLMQGFFTTIRLSFWGTILATLLGTMMGLFRLSHRLFRRLVGGAYVELSRNLPPLVLIFLFYFFISDQIMPVLSVEDFFQARSESTKTILSFLFAPAEQFPTFLSALVTLAVFEGAYITEIVRAGIQSIEKGQWEVSSALGFSRKAQLRHIILPQAVQRILPPLAGQFISTIKDSAIVSVISIQELTFQGIELMSATYLTFEVWITITLLYLSLTLSLSLAIGRLEMYMKHRGAG; this comes from the coding sequence ATGCCGCCATTAAAAACAAAAAAAAGCTTAACCCCGCTGGACGCCCTACTGGCCGTCCTCTTTGTGGGAATGGGTCTGTACTTGCTTTACCGCGTTAATATCGGACTCAATTACAAATGGAGTTGGTCAACCATACCCCAGTATCTTTTTCGGTATGATCCGCAGCAAGAACGCTGGCTGCCGAATCTGCTGATGCAGGGTTTTTTTACGACCATCCGCCTGAGTTTCTGGGGAACCATTCTGGCAACACTGCTGGGAACGATGATGGGGCTGTTCCGGCTGAGTCATCGCCTATTCAGGCGCCTGGTCGGAGGCGCCTATGTTGAGCTGAGCCGAAACCTTCCCCCCCTGGTTCTGATTTTTTTATTTTATTTTTTTATCAGCGATCAGATCATGCCGGTACTCAGCGTGGAAGATTTTTTTCAAGCCCGATCGGAAAGCACCAAAACCATTTTGAGTTTTCTATTTGCGCCGGCGGAACAGTTTCCCACATTTCTGTCAGCCCTCGTCACCCTGGCTGTTTTTGAAGGAGCGTATATCACGGAAATTGTCCGGGCCGGCATTCAATCCATCGAAAAAGGGCAGTGGGAGGTTTCATCGGCCCTCGGTTTTTCGAGGAAGGCGCAATTACGCCACATCATTTTACCCCAGGCCGTCCAGCGAATCCTTCCCCCTCTGGCAGGACAGTTTATTTCAACCATCAAGGATTCGGCCATTGTATCGGTTATATCCATTCAGGAGCTTACGTTTCAGGGAATCGAGCTGATGTCGGCCACCTATCTGACCTTTGAAGTCTGGATTACGATTACACTGCTCTATCTGTCCCTGACATTAAGCCTTTCGCTGGCCATCGGACGCCTCGAGATGTATATGAAACATAGGGGCGCCGGTTAA